AGACATTCAGTGTAAAATAGCTTGCTTATCATAGgagtagggctgggcaataaggacaaaacaatgaaataccaatatttttgaccaaatacctcgataCAGATAGTGCAACAGTaatgtagggatgactattggtgctttaacaaaatatttacacaatgagatttttgataatcatcagtaatgtggacgTAATGACTAAGTgtgtaaaggcaaataatagaacaacTAGAACAGTCTGGAAAATGCacaaaattacatcattttactAAAATGCAgtctttaaaaccaggaaaagacaacatttatgtcatatcacgatattatgatatccaaaatttaagacgatatctagtctcatagcACGATATAGATATAATATCAATgtattgcccagccctacacAGGAATATACGGTTGCTGATAGTAGTGTTAATGACTGAAAGCCATTACAGTCCAGTGGAGAAACGGTGGATCCAAAACTTCACAGCTGTCTAGATTCCTCCTCCTGGATTCGTTGTCTGAATTTGTCTCTCAGTTTATCAATAGTTGCCATAGACAGACTGCCAGGTTCTGCAAagattttctgcaaaaacagaattaaagtAAACATCACTGAACTGACCAAAGTTTATGATTATTCTTTTAAAGAGGCATGCACATAAAAGCTGTGTTTACATGGAGCCATTTATTCCATTCATACTCCACAAACCATAATTAATGATCAATTGATCGATTAATGATTAACAATTAACGAACCTTGAAAGACATTCCAGGGAGTGGTTAAATGTTTCATAATCCATGAAAAGGATGAAGATGAGTCATGACACCACCTTTTCTGAGTAGTACATCTATTCTCTGTGTGAGCTAACCCAGATGAGCTAAGTCAAAGATGTTTCTCAGGAAAGATGCACCACTCTCTCCCTTGTTAGTTTGCATTTTCTACCAGTTTTCATAGTAGTGAATCTTTCCTCATcttgaaaaatgtgatgtttggTAGTGTTAGATAAATTAGTACTTAGTACTAGAATGTTCTGATAATAATGTTGCTTTagtataaaaacacagagtaGTGTAAACCAATAATACAATTATGTACCTGCATGAAGGCGTGGCAGTCCAGAGTGAAAGCTCCACAGGTGATCTGTttgaaacactcacacacatcgGGCAAAGAACGAGCTCTCAGGATCTCAGGCTGGTGGTGAAGGATGAGAGTCAGCGCCACACGGAAAAGCACCTTGGAGCCTTCATAGAAAAGACAGTCCCAGACCCGCAGAACCGTCTGCAAGTACAGGAAGCAGGACAGAGGTCTGTAAAATAACGCACTTCGACATCTCCATGAATTCCTGATTTGTCTATAATGCAAATTTTCACCTCAATTGGGAGTATGTCAATGAAGAGGCAGATGAACCAGCGTGACACCAAAAGGGTCCATATGCCAGGATACTGGTCCATGAGCTGGCCTACTGCAGGTGCTTTAGTCTTCACCAAGTCCCCAAGAACCTCCTGGTCGGTCTTCAGCCCCATCATGGCCGGGCTGTAATAGTCTACAATAACGTGCATTTATAGTAGAGGAGTTCATGTTTGTCGGTCTAAACTCTTTTGTCTCAGATCAGATCAAAGTCTCagattttttatcttttttaatcaGTCTTGAATTTCTTGTGTGAATTATTGGTTCATGTGGAGTGCCACAAGGCTCCAACCTTGGTCCACTACTACTCAGCTTTTTATATTACAACGGCACTAATGGGATGCACTGCTATGCTGTTGACACACAACTTTATATAGTGATTACTTCAGAAATATTTTAGCTTTGCTCATTACTTTACAAATCAGTTAATGACATCAGGGTTAGGATGCTCCTAGTGAGCCATGATAAAACAGAGGCAGATTAAGGAAGCAAAGAGACAAACAGGTTATTACACAACATGcaaattaatttgaatattaTTACGAATGTGACTTTATAGCTACATATATGGGAAATAGTTGCATCatcttgtctttctttcacatataaacaagaaaatgtgcAGGTCTTTGTTGCAGATAGGTGTAATTtctgtactgtgttgcttttagTTCTGCCCAAACATTTATACTAGTCTAAAAGTCTGTACTTGTGtaagatgctgctgctgctgctttaactGCAGCTAAGCAAAGAGCTCACTGTTTTAAGGTACCTACACTTCTTCCAACTAATTTAATTCGATGtaattaatttttcaaattatAAGGCTGCCAAATTATGTCCCTGGTAGAGCCTACACATCCAGACTTTCTGCTTCTTGTCTATAACATCTCTATGAGGACTGCTACATATAGGGccacaactaacaattattttcattattgattaatctgcagattattttctctattctAAAGCCCAatatgacatcctcaaatgtcttgttttgttccaaccaacagtccacaacccaaaaatattaaatttattatcatagaggactaaaagtaaccagaaaatatccatatctgagaaactggaaccaggtaattttgtaaaattttctttaaaaagtgatgaatcgattatcaaaatagtttgagGCTAATGTTCTGTGGATCGACAAATctattaatcgttgcagctctagctACATCAACTGAGTATATTacttattttaatatgtttatgCTTTTTAATATCATGTGTTTGATTCATTCTTTATATTCCCTCTCTTGTATTTTTACTGGTAAACATTCACttaatgtaaagcacattgcATGAACTGTGCTACAATAATTGTGTGTACGTGCACTGTGTCTTAATAAAAAAAGGTCTACCTGGGAGTATCCTGTCCAACAGTGCATCCATGAGCCAGAAGGATTTCTCTTCATCtttagtgatgatgatgaggtaGCCTGCGATAAAGTTCATGCCCTGAAATAAACAGAGACAGCGATGATCTAACTGTGTGTGAGTCCACTGGCATGGGTCACTGACTTTACAGACGAAAGCACATGCAGCCAAATATATGACTATGAATTTCTGCTCGACACAAGAACATATTTCCAGGTGGTAAATATTGATTTTGTCATTAATATATTGTGATAAATATATACTTGAATGTCTGGTGAATACAGCTACTTATGTACCTGTCAATTATACCTGTATATACCCGTCTCCTCGGCTGTTATTTGGTATAAAGTGTGATTTCTCAGGTTGCATCTCCAGCCAAAGGCTGTGTGACTGTACAATATaactaaattaattaaattcacTGTTACCTGGTGGCTTTCATTTATTagtaaatgttgtgtttgtggaaAATCCCACACATGTATTTGAATAAGAAGGAAGTAGCTGATCCTGTTCTTTAGGTAAACAGATGTTCTGTTGAGTGTGAGGAGAGTCTGACGTCTTTTTCTTCACCTGACAATACCCCACTGCCTTATTATGGTGTCCGTAGGCCAGCAGCACATTGAACAGAGCTCTCTGCAGGCCCGGCTCTGCCTTGCTCTGGAAGAGGATGTTGTCAGGAAAGGTCCTATGCATGTCTGTCAAAAGAATTAGAAGAATTGTAGTATGGTATGGACCTATGTGTTGATACAAGTtgtgtggtttaatgaaaaggAAACCTGTGTGGATGGTTTCCTTCAGCTTGGTGTCATGCTCCATGGCCAGCAGGGACTCGTAGTATCCCGGGTTGCTCTCCAGGTGTTCCTGGGCACCACTTGCTGCCATCCAGACTCTGGCGCGGTGCTCATTGGGCACACCTTTACGCACATACCTCTTCACTtccaaaacagatttttataaaATAACGTCAATTCAACTGCAGAGCACTTGAAGACATGAAAGcaaaacagtgtgtgtttgttgtttcttgtACCTGTCAAGTTCTTCTCAACATGGGGTTTCCCTTGAAGAAGTTTGGACCATCTCATGGATCTTCTGTTGAGGACAGCTACGTACTCATTCATCATTTCCTTGTAGGATTCAAAATCGTCATGTCTCGTGAAGCCATAGGGGTCAATCCTGCTGGGGGTGAATCCAATGCCATGTACAACTCAATGACACTGAACACTGTGATGAAAGGACTGACAGCAGGGTGAAAGGGTGGAAacccttctttctctttcctatTCCCTGATGACAGACACTACAACAGCCTCCACTGGGTAGGGTTTCTGTAGCTGGGAGATCAAATGCCCTGGCTGGGTGACTAGTAAATTTTAAATTACTTTCAAGAGGGACTAGAGGCAAGGAGCAAAATTCAAACTCCTTCGACAAACAACACTTTGCTATGATATTTCACTGAGCCCGGTAAATAAGAGATTAAGGACTTGATGAGGAAAGAAGCTGATGTAAATAACAACTAGCAGGTAGGAAAATGACAATACATCTAACCATGTAACAGCTCTCGTTTTGTAAGCAttacagtgttaaaaaaaacaacttgatgCTGTGAAATCTAATacaaacttgatgaaaatgcaGTCTGAGAGAACACATATCAACACGAGGCTTACCTGTCACTGCTGTTATTACATGAAgcatttccttttatttcccCCTCCATTGCGCACAAAGTACTGCAGGTACAGTAGTCCACCACAGCTATAAAAACCCTGTACTGCTGaagttatttcatttttattccttGTAAAAGAGCTGGCTGCTGTCAAGTTAAATAACAAAGCGGTCAGAGTTTCAAACGTCTCACCTTACATGAGAGCATTTACTGAGGGGAGGGGCTAGGTTAAGAAGCACCCAGGTGCATCCACGGGTATGAGCTttatttgcttgaaaaacagTTGGAGGAAGAGGGACAGTAATGTTTACTTGTATACACAGTATGTGATGATGACGTTGTGGTGGAGCTGACTGtggcagcagtagtagtagtaatggtGATAATAGTATTAGCAACAgtaatttcatacatttttaaaatccatcTTAGAAATACTGAGTTCATGAATCTGACTTCTCCCACTGCAAAAATCTAAATTTCCAGAGACAATACAGAAAATATGACCGCAGTGTCCTCAATTGTGGCTACGGCCCTGTTCTTGGCTTGTCTTCTTGGTggttgaagattaaaaatcTTCTGTTTGGAGTAATACATTTTGTCTGACATGTCCTTTAAGTTCCCCCTCAAAAATgggtttttcctcttgttcctatagttggatgtttgagcttcactgtgcagaatgatgtatatgcagagtttgacactagaagactgttttcacattcatctgctggaagtggaaagtttctcagtgctcattgaaaatctgatttttagggGCAAGCCaatgaacatgatttgtgacatcacaactagtttggaggctAATCGTGGTCTAATATTAAACTTATTGATATGTTTCACATATGTTATGTGGAAACTTggagcctccagtgcacaaacactgaaaatggactttacaatgaagtaggagacatcttgtgtccaacagttaaacttctgagatgaaatatatttgcatattcacagattctggaGTTGATGTCATTTTAGGGATATTTACGaggtaattttacttttttgtggaaaaaacatattagggacacattattgttccaagcagagtattttatgtctttaattcATATCTGGAGGAGATCTGTAAAATGGCATCTTCTCTTTCTACCTCATTAGAAATCCAGAgcctatgaatatgcaaatatgtgtCATTTCCAGTATTTGTACACTGgcggtttcaagtttccacatcacacttgtccAAGTTGTATGCTGGCCCTCGACTGACTCCAGACCAGCTGTGATGCAAATACTCTGCACGTCGCcttcatcattctgcacagtgaaactcaaacatccagctgacagaataattaacaaaacacatttgttggAGTGGAGGAGGGCTTTAATAACCCACTACCTTCTGCCACTTTTCTTGTCATTCTCTATGGTATACTAGAGACTAAAATTAACTGTTAGAAATttgtttataaaaaaagaaaacttttttgATGTTGGAGACAAATTAGGGGTCTTTCACAAAAGATGGCACAACAAAAACGGACAGTTAAGTTGCACCGATATAACAAAGTCATTTGGCTTGGAGTTTCTGATGgaataaaaaacagcaatgaCAAACTTTATGACTGTACCATCATTCTGAGTGCTACGGAAATCCTGATCTAATACTGCTGATGTGTCACACAGTAAAGTTGCAAACAGAGAAATAATGAAGACACAATGAACAATATGCAGCTAACTCaatgttttttccccacaaaGCATCATTATCAAATGGGCCCAGTTACCATTCCCAAGtcctataaaaataaaaaaaaaccttgttaaatcttatttattattaacaacCAACAACATGGAGGACTGGATCATATTCAGAAAAACGTAACATTAAAGCTTTGTTTCACAGAGTCACATTAACTTGTCTGGCTATCATTATAATTCTGCTAAAAGAAACACACTCTTGTCTAAGCAGCtgcatgtatgtactgtatgcatgtgaTATAAAATATGCCCATTGTTTATCTTATCAATAACAAAAGAGCTAAATACATGTATGATTATGGAAAAACTCATGCTTTATTCATCTTTCTTAAATGAACAATATACTTAGGCTACTTACATGATGTATCAACAATATATTCTAATTTTCACTACCTTCAGTAACACTGAACAGATGGGCTTgaacagaaacataaatattgaacaGACAGGTATTTATTCTTAAGGCTTACGTTGTCGTCTTGTCGTTGCCCTCTTTAGTGTCCTGGCTTCTGAACTAAGGGGCTTCGCGCTGATGTAACATACAGATATGTGCCATGCAATCCTAAGGGCCTGTAATTTCTTAACTTTAACTCTTAAATGCTGCTGAATAGTCACTTTAGCCTCACTAATGTCTCAGAGGGATCgactgataaaaaacaaaactctttcCTTGACACTTAAAAGGAAATTATCCTTTGAAAGCAAAATTGTGGTACTGTGGACATTTAGGATTCAAGACACGCTGTCGACTGAGATTTATCCTGACAGGTACCAAGAACTAAATTAAAACATCGCCTTTACTTtagtgaaaattaatttttgaaACCAGCCCGaggtgaaataaaatgtgttaaacatGCTTTCGATGAGAAGCTCACAACTCCATTACTTGACAGATCCACCTAACAATTATACCAACAGCATATCATCCACGATATTGAGGCATCCCGTTAGAGATCTTAGCATTGACTGTACATAAAAGAATCATCTTTTGCATTTATAAATTgaacatatttatattattcttcATATAGCTCTCTTTGTAAACTGTCCcaatagatacagtatgtacagtaaaacTGCAACAGTTCTGTTGGTGCTGGTGTAGTGAGCACTCTGTCCCAAAGTTAGAGTAAGACATGGGAACTTTGCACAGTCACTCAGAGCTtcatataacaaaacaaagccAACTAGGAAGaatcttaaaaacacacagctttCCCTCTCCAGTCTCTTTAGAGTACACACAGCCAGTGAACCTCCTCTCAGTGCTGTGTCCGTCTCCACAGGCAGCGCTCCTGGGGCAGACCAGAGGGGCGTCCAGGATGCTGAGAATCCAACAGGAGAGACAGAGGTGGATCTGGCAATGTCCATATAACGCCTCAGTCTCATGAGGACAGAAATGTGGCCAGTTCTTCTTCTCGTAGTTTGTACTCAGCTCCCTGAAAGGTGGTTTCCTGACAGTTTCGAGtgcttctgttttctctctgaagtctacgattttcacttttttttttgtacaagtcttaaaaaaaactatgaagTCACTGTAAAAGAAACAACGTTCTGGTTTTCCAGAGTTGGGGTTTGATTTAGAGAGTTTTACGTTTTGATCCTGTTACAATCGGTCGAGCGAATTCCACAAAATCATCTATAAGGACTGGCCATGCTCCTGAGAAATAAACACCAAGAAATCATTAGTATCACGGTGATTTAAATTCAATATTCACTGCATTAACCTGAAAGCAAATGGATCAATGCTGAATCAGAAGGAATTTTACAACTCACCTTCCTCATCGTAGTTTGACATGTCGTCCGCAATCATGTTACCAAAGTCCAACAATAGGTTCCACGTGTCTTTTGGGATGGATCGTTTATGGTGTTCCTGAAATAGACAAGTGCTGGTGAACataaaagtacagtatatacatgaTTTCACACATCTTGGTTTCAAATTTACTCATATCTATAACCGAGATGTGTTGACAGTTTTTGCCATAACACGACAGTTAATCACTGATGATGCCAGCATGTGTTCTGGAGGTCTGAGAATGTGCAGGTTTTCATTCCAAACAAACGCCACCTGGTTTCACTCACTGCCCCCCCAGAGAGGTGTTATGAAAGCCAGCACACCTTTTTCCATCCTTGGCACAAGTTCCACATCTCCGGGCCACATGGATTTCAATGAGGGATGCACCATTACAATGTTTTGTCTTCTGATATAGATTCTGATACCTCAACTCATGATATCTGGGATTATGGAGTACTGATCCGATAT
This genomic interval from Thunnus thynnus chromosome 11, fThuThy2.1, whole genome shotgun sequence contains the following:
- the LOC137193269 gene encoding growth hormone-regulated TBC protein 1-A-like — encoded protein: MDIARSTSVSPVGFSASWTPLWSAPGALPVETDTALRGVVHGIGFTPSRIDPYGFTRHDDFESYKEMMNEYVAVLNRRSMRWSKLLQGKPHVEKNLTVKRYVRKGVPNEHRARVWMAASGAQEHLESNPGYYESLLAMEHDTKLKETIHTDMHRTFPDNILFQSKAEPGLQRALFNVLLAYGHHNKAVGYCQGMNFIAGYLIIITKDEEKSFWLMDALLDRILPDYYSPAMMGLKTDQEVLGDLVKTKAPAVGQLMDQYPGIWTLLVSRWFICLFIDILPIETVLRVWDCLFYEGSKVLFRVALTLILHHQPEILRARSLPDVCECFKQITCGAFTLDCHAFMQKIFAEPGSLSMATIDKLRDKFRQRIQEEESRQL